One genomic window of Campylobacter curvus includes the following:
- the ccoS gene encoding cbb3-type cytochrome oxidase assembly protein CcoS produces MSNTTLALILLISVLMGAFGLVGLIWGIKNNQFEDYRKFLDGAKFDDEDALNDAYDLEKRKKEATKRKDRSEL; encoded by the coding sequence ATGAGTAATACGACGCTTGCTTTGATACTGCTGATATCCGTTTTGATGGGGGCTTTTGGGCTTGTGGGGCTTATTTGGGGCATAAAGAACAATCAATTTGAGGACTACCGAAAATTTTTAGACGGAGCGAAATTTGACGACGAGGATGCCCTAAACGACGCATACGATCTGGAAAAACGCAAAAAAGAGGCGACAAAGCGCAAAGATAGATCTGAGCTTTAA
- a CDS encoding flavocytochrome c produces MQNISRREMLKMGMAGAGILAFSAMSAAADEAKDIKFDEQYDAIIIGSGISGLVAALKVSKRGLKVLVIEKMGRIGGNSVINGGTMAVPNNPIQKAQGIKDSKEIFIADCMKDGLNLNHADLLGVIYDRANDVYSFFKEAGVEIPEKVLPIADHSVARAIQSVNASGADFILPLQKIAEADANITIKKRTKFDEFIQDEGGRIVGIKCRENYKFDNKFASDDKENLGGDVKFIKANKGVVLAAGGYSSDKWFRVQQVPFLKENIEAVSQPGSTAGAMVAAIAIGANPLQLSWIQLNPNTNPHEKGFGTSTMFVNDCCNSYGLSVDPKTGKRFVDEHAGRKVKCDAIFKIMAESAGNDNYPVHICDQQAVDINNPKHTAKGLEMGSIKKFNTLEELAKAYNIPLEPFLKTISDFNGYVKNEKDPDFGKPLTKADVKGIDVSKPPFYASQSVPKILYCMGGVEINQKAQVISMKTMEPIPGLYATGEVTGGVQGASRLGTMGMADAAVFGMIAGENI; encoded by the coding sequence ATGCAAAATATATCAAGGCGCGAAATGCTAAAAATGGGTATGGCAGGAGCCGGTATTTTGGCGTTTAGCGCAATGAGTGCGGCTGCAGATGAGGCAAAAGATATCAAATTTGACGAGCAATACGATGCCATCATCATAGGCTCTGGCATATCTGGGCTAGTGGCCGCGCTTAAGGTGTCAAAACGCGGATTAAAAGTCTTGGTGATCGAGAAAATGGGTCGTATCGGCGGAAATTCCGTCATAAACGGCGGTACGATGGCGGTGCCAAACAATCCTATCCAAAAAGCACAGGGCATAAAAGACAGCAAGGAAATTTTCATTGCCGATTGTATGAAAGACGGGCTAAATTTAAATCACGCCGACCTTTTGGGCGTTATTTATGATAGAGCAAACGATGTGTATAGCTTTTTTAAGGAGGCAGGGGTCGAGATCCCAGAAAAGGTGCTTCCGATCGCCGATCACTCGGTAGCTAGGGCTATCCAGTCGGTAAACGCCTCGGGGGCCGACTTTATCCTGCCTTTGCAAAAAATAGCCGAAGCGGACGCGAATATCACCATCAAAAAACGTACTAAATTCGATGAATTCATACAAGACGAGGGCGGTCGCATCGTGGGTATAAAATGCCGCGAAAACTATAAATTCGATAATAAATTTGCAAGTGACGACAAAGAAAACCTAGGCGGCGATGTCAAATTTATAAAAGCGAACAAAGGGGTAGTTTTAGCTGCAGGTGGATACAGCTCGGATAAATGGTTCAGGGTGCAACAAGTGCCGTTTTTAAAGGAAAATATCGAAGCCGTCAGTCAGCCGGGCTCAACGGCTGGAGCCATGGTAGCCGCCATAGCCATCGGAGCAAATCCTTTGCAGCTAAGCTGGATACAGCTAAATCCAAACACCAACCCGCACGAAAAGGGCTTTGGCACCTCGACGATGTTTGTTAATGACTGTTGCAACAGCTACGGGCTAAGTGTCGATCCGAAAACCGGCAAACGCTTTGTAGATGAACATGCAGGCCGCAAGGTGAAATGCGACGCTATATTTAAGATAATGGCCGAGAGTGCGGGCAACGACAACTATCCGGTGCATATCTGCGATCAGCAAGCTGTGGATATAAATAATCCAAAACATACCGCAAAGGGGCTTGAAATGGGCTCTATCAAGAAATTTAACACTCTTGAAGAGCTCGCAAAAGCATACAATATCCCGCTCGAGCCATTTTTAAAGACGATAAGCGACTTTAACGGATATGTTAAAAACGAAAAAGACCCTGATTTTGGCAAGCCGCTAACCAAAGCCGACGTCAAGGGCATAGATGTATCAAAGCCGCCATTTTACGCTAGCCAGAGCGTGCCTAAAATTTTATACTGCATGGGTGGAGTCGAGATAAACCAAAAAGCGCAGGTCATAAGCATGAAAACTATGGAGCCTATACCCGGGCTTTACGCCACAGGGGAAGTCACCGGAGGCGTCCAGGGCGCGAGTAGGCTTGGTACTATGGGGATGGCTGATGCGGCGGTCTTTGGCATGATAGCGGGCGAGAATATCTAA
- a CDS encoding LysR family transcriptional regulator, translating into MNLRYMEFIVTLAETRSFTKAAKKLKMSQPLLSKSIISLENELKISLFERTTPLTLTKAGEIYAAKAKIMLETFEELNDQIKELNGIMTGKVRIGFSQTGYNLMPNILPKFCKKFPKADIKIVQAFSALNVRDRLIKDELDLAMLVYPMDTQGLEYQVIKEDKLYLVLPVTHELVKKYKNDDDRYPKIEFKELKNEKFILPNAYQRERFEFDKIFKKAGFAPNIFCESETADITVSIVASGVGACFVPPQFIKGEVKERVMIFDIDEPLLKQTLILAHKQDKKLSKLALEFIKMAKDEQI; encoded by the coding sequence ATGAATTTAAGATATATGGAATTTATAGTGACATTGGCAGAGACTAGAAGCTTTACAAAAGCTGCGAAGAAGCTGAAAATGAGTCAGCCACTGCTTTCAAAAAGTATAATATCGCTTGAAAACGAGCTTAAAATTTCGCTTTTTGAGCGAACTACACCGCTTACTCTTACAAAAGCCGGTGAAATTTACGCAGCAAAGGCAAAAATCATGCTTGAAACCTTTGAGGAGCTAAACGATCAGATCAAAGAGCTTAACGGCATCATGACAGGCAAAGTAAGGATAGGATTTTCACAAACCGGTTACAACCTAATGCCAAACATCTTGCCTAAATTTTGTAAAAAATTCCCAAAAGCCGATATCAAGATCGTTCAGGCATTTTCCGCCCTAAATGTGAGAGATAGGCTGATAAAAGACGAGCTGGATCTAGCGATGCTGGTATATCCGATGGATACGCAAGGGCTAGAGTATCAGGTCATAAAAGAGGATAAGCTATACCTCGTACTGCCAGTCACACACGAGCTTGTCAAAAAATATAAAAACGACGACGATCGATACCCAAAGATCGAGTTCAAAGAGCTGAAAAATGAAAAATTCATATTGCCAAACGCCTATCAAAGGGAGCGTTTTGAATTTGATAAAATTTTTAAAAAAGCCGGCTTTGCGCCAAATATATTTTGCGAGTCCGAGACCGCCGACATCACGGTATCGATAGTAGCCTCCGGAGTAGGAGCTTGCTTTGTGCCGCCGCAGTTTATAAAAGGCGAGGTCAAAGAGCGCGTGATGATTTTTGACATAGACGAACCGCTACTTAAGCAAACGCTGATACTAGCTCACAAACAAGACAAAAAGCTATCCAAGCTCGCACTTGAATTTATAAAAATGGCAAAAGACGAGCAAATTTAG
- the nusA gene encoding transcription termination factor NusA yields the protein MERISDIIESIANEKGLQIDDVKERVIRALINTAKRVYGENYEYDVTIDANKNLKLYQKILIVANDDERLNEDNEHFISLKEAKKIDSGVEVGDELTYELSLDNLGRTAAQTLHKELEYHIQRLVEEKIFQKYDEMVGQMVFGSVVRVDNDENTYIEIDELRAILPRKNRIKGEKFKIGDVIKAVIRKVFTDKNLGIRVELSRTSPKFLEALLKAEVPEIKDGGIIIQNSARIPGERAKVALISTTPNIDPVGATVGTKGVRINAVSKELHDENIDAIEYASEPAIFISRAMAPAIISSVKIDGNKAIVSLVGEQKSKAIGKNGINIRLASMLTGFEIELNELGARNAADSENKEPVKDLKALFGD from the coding sequence ATGGAAAGAATTTCAGATATTATCGAGTCCATAGCAAATGAAAAAGGCTTGCAGATAGACGATGTCAAAGAGCGCGTCATTAGAGCGCTCATAAATACCGCAAAACGCGTATATGGCGAGAACTACGAATACGATGTCACGATTGATGCAAATAAAAATTTAAAGCTTTATCAAAAAATTTTAATAGTCGCAAACGATGATGAGCGCCTAAATGAGGATAATGAGCATTTTATCAGTCTAAAAGAGGCCAAAAAGATCGATAGTGGCGTTGAAGTGGGCGATGAGCTCACATACGAGCTAAGCCTTGATAACCTCGGCAGGACCGCAGCTCAGACGCTTCACAAAGAGCTTGAATACCACATCCAGCGCCTAGTAGAGGAGAAAATCTTTCAAAAATACGACGAAATGGTCGGACAGATGGTCTTTGGCTCGGTCGTACGCGTAGACAACGACGAGAACACATATATCGAGATCGACGAGCTTCGAGCTATCTTGCCTCGCAAAAACCGCATAAAAGGGGAGAAATTTAAAATAGGAGACGTCATAAAAGCGGTTATCCGCAAGGTATTTACGGATAAAAATTTAGGCATCAGAGTCGAGCTATCTCGCACATCGCCTAAATTTTTAGAAGCTCTGCTAAAAGCTGAAGTACCGGAGATCAAAGACGGTGGCATCATCATACAAAATAGCGCCAGAATACCGGGCGAGCGGGCTAAGGTCGCGCTCATCTCGACTACTCCAAACATCGATCCCGTGGGAGCTACCGTCGGCACAAAAGGCGTGAGGATAAATGCCGTCAGCAAAGAGCTTCATGATGAAAACATCGATGCGATCGAGTATGCGAGCGAGCCGGCGATATTTATCTCCCGTGCGATGGCACCTGCGATCATCAGCTCTGTCAAGATAGACGGTAACAAGGCCATCGTGAGCCTAGTAGGCGAGCAAAAGAGCAAAGCCATCGGCAAAAACGGCATAAATATCCGCCTAGCCAGTATGCTGACAGGATTTGAGATCGAGCTAAATGAGCTTGGGGCAAGAAACGCCGCCGATAGCGAAAACAAAGAGCCTGTCAAGGATCTAAAAGCGCTTTTTGGCGACTGA
- a CDS encoding HP0268 family nuclease, whose protein sequence is MELKLARTEIDAKPKTISLDKIEAAVSKEGQKIFYFDKENSHKQLIALVEFFEEKGLSVYHRTVRYGLDDNDYMYEVHIL, encoded by the coding sequence ATGGAGCTAAAACTTGCTAGAACCGAGATAGACGCAAAACCAAAAACTATCTCGCTTGATAAGATCGAGGCTGCAGTCAGCAAAGAGGGGCAGAAAATTTTTTATTTCGATAAAGAAAACAGCCACAAACAGCTGATCGCCCTGGTCGAATTTTTCGAAGAAAAAGGGCTAAGCGTCTATCACAGGACCGTTAGATACGGGCTTGATGACAATGACTATATGTATGAAGTCCACATACTTTAA
- the miaB gene encoding tRNA (N6-isopentenyl adenosine(37)-C2)-methylthiotransferase MiaB: MSKKLFIQTLGCAMNVRDSEHIIAELSQKEDYTLTQNLEEADLILINTCSVREKPVHKLFSEVGAFEKAKKNGAKIGVCGCTASHLGDEIFKRAPYVDFVLGARNVSKISTAVKTPKFISTDINHDESEYAFGEFRGSPYKSHINISIGCDKKCTYCIVPHTRGDEISIPANLILREVEKAAANGAKEIFLLGQNVNNYGKRFSGAHEKIDFSDLLVRISEVAGVERIRFTSPHPLHMDDKFLEIFSQNPKICKSMHMPLQSGNTKVLREMKRGYTKEWFLDRAAKLREMCSDVSISTDIIVAFPGESDAEFEDTMDVLEKVKFEQIFSFKYSPRPMTKAAEFTNQIDEATASARLTRLQSRHNEILDEIVAAQNGKILDVYFEELRANGGVAGRSFNNFLVQVNGSEELLGRTLKVKITDPKRMVLYGELAN; the protein is encoded by the coding sequence ATGAGTAAAAAGCTTTTCATACAGACCTTAGGCTGCGCGATGAACGTGCGAGACAGCGAGCATATCATCGCCGAGCTCTCGCAAAAAGAGGACTACACGCTCACGCAAAATTTAGAAGAAGCCGACCTCATTTTAATCAACACCTGCTCGGTGCGCGAAAAGCCCGTGCATAAGCTTTTTAGCGAGGTCGGAGCTTTTGAAAAAGCCAAAAAAAACGGCGCAAAGATCGGCGTTTGCGGCTGCACGGCAAGCCACCTCGGGGACGAAATTTTTAAACGCGCTCCTTACGTTGATTTCGTGCTTGGCGCAAGGAATGTCAGTAAAATTTCAACCGCCGTCAAGACGCCTAAATTTATCTCGACAGACATCAACCACGACGAGAGCGAGTATGCATTCGGCGAATTTCGCGGCTCACCCTACAAAAGTCACATTAACATCTCGATAGGCTGCGATAAAAAATGCACCTACTGCATCGTCCCGCACACGCGCGGCGACGAGATTTCCATCCCTGCAAATTTGATCCTACGCGAGGTCGAAAAAGCCGCCGCAAACGGGGCGAAAGAGATATTTTTGCTCGGGCAAAACGTAAATAACTACGGCAAGCGTTTTTCTGGCGCGCATGAAAAGATCGATTTTAGCGACCTGCTCGTGCGTATCAGCGAAGTCGCAGGCGTCGAGCGTATCCGCTTTACGAGCCCTCATCCGCTTCACATGGACGATAAATTTCTTGAAATTTTCTCGCAAAATCCTAAAATTTGCAAGTCCATGCATATGCCACTTCAAAGCGGCAACACCAAAGTCCTGCGCGAGATGAAGCGCGGCTACACGAAAGAGTGGTTTTTAGACCGAGCCGCAAAACTGCGCGAAATGTGCTCGGACGTGAGCATCTCGACTGACATCATCGTCGCATTTCCTGGCGAGAGCGACGCGGAGTTTGAGGATACGATGGACGTGCTTGAAAAGGTAAAATTCGAGCAAATTTTTAGTTTTAAATATTCACCGCGCCCGATGACAAAGGCGGCGGAATTTACAAATCAAATCGACGAAGCCACCGCGTCTGCGAGGCTGACAAGACTGCAAAGTCGCCACAACGAAATTTTAGACGAGATCGTCGCGGCGCAAAATGGCAAAATTTTAGACGTGTATTTCGAGGAACTTCGCGCAAACGGCGGTGTTGCCGGACGTAGTTTTAACAATTTTCTCGTTCAAGTAAATGGTAGCGAGGAGCTACTGGGTAGGACGCTAAAAGTAAAGATAACAGATCCAAAGCGAATGGTGCTTTATGGCGAGCTCGCAAACTAG
- a CDS encoding lysophospholipid acyltransferase family protein gives MASSQTSKWQNFKISISVYLIYALMWLIFLTCKKSYRDNGVKVPQNGCVVVFWHGRLAFMSYAYKKWWQPTKKPAKVIISDHKDGELITRVMKLFNIGAIRGSSSKGGAKALIGALRDIKSGTDVIVTPDGPRGPRHSVADGAVIIARKTNSEIYVLNYEASSFWEFKSWDKMILPKPFCKINFSLSRPFDVNALSIEAAKERIQNELWTASQKDGGKSVQSHKHDFIQNLKIWWAKNESKNPQISNELREILEKESK, from the coding sequence ATGGCGAGCTCGCAAACTAGCAAATGGCAAAATTTCAAAATAAGCATAAGCGTCTATCTCATCTATGCGCTCATGTGGCTCATCTTTTTAACCTGCAAAAAAAGCTACCGGGATAACGGCGTAAAAGTGCCGCAAAACGGCTGTGTAGTCGTCTTTTGGCACGGTAGATTGGCCTTTATGAGCTACGCCTACAAAAAATGGTGGCAACCGACCAAAAAGCCGGCAAAAGTGATAATCAGTGACCACAAAGATGGCGAGCTCATCACTCGCGTAATGAAGCTTTTTAATATAGGCGCCATAAGGGGCAGCAGCTCGAAAGGCGGCGCAAAGGCGCTCATCGGGGCATTGCGAGATATAAAAAGCGGAACGGACGTCATCGTCACACCTGATGGCCCGCGCGGCCCAAGGCATAGCGTCGCAGACGGAGCCGTCATCATCGCACGGAAAACAAATAGCGAAATTTACGTGCTAAACTACGAGGCAAGCTCATTTTGGGAGTTTAAAAGCTGGGACAAAATGATACTGCCAAAGCCTTTTTGCAAGATAAATTTCAGCCTCTCGCGCCCATTTGACGTAAATGCCCTTAGCATCGAAGCGGCAAAAGAACGGATACAAAACGAGCTTTGGACGGCATCGCAAAAAGACGGCGGCAAAAGCGTGCAAAGCCACAAACACGACTTTATCCAAAATTTAAAAATTTGGTGGGCGAAAAACGAGAGCAAAAATCCTCAAATCAGCAACGAACTAAGAGAAATTTTAGAAAAAGAATCAAAATGA
- a CDS encoding membrane protein, which translates to MTFSFVTPEPRPLLSIFSKLWMLLIGFVFAMLLVINFFIVYKNYSISQNTQKLAIEQEHLNQRSIQTDELTARLSTQIDAAMDIYTSNSILKQSLHNLFDLVPDSITLEEVFMDKNSLIIRGITPTKDVFNQLLASPLRSIFTTSNTSFYQTKNGWYGFISTNKIDNSEGYNE; encoded by the coding sequence ATGACTTTTAGTTTCGTTACTCCCGAGCCAAGGCCGCTATTAAGCATATTCAGTAAGCTGTGGATGCTGCTTATCGGCTTTGTTTTCGCGATGCTTTTAGTGATAAATTTTTTCATCGTTTATAAAAACTACTCGATCTCGCAAAATACCCAAAAACTGGCGATCGAGCAGGAGCATCTAAATCAAAGAAGTATCCAGACCGACGAGCTTACGGCAAGGCTCTCTACACAAATAGATGCTGCGATGGACATCTACACGTCAAATTCCATCCTCAAGCAAAGCCTTCACAACCTCTTTGACCTAGTGCCTGACAGCATAACGCTTGAAGAGGTCTTTATGGATAAAAATTCACTCATCATACGAGGCATAACGCCGACTAAAGACGTCTTCAACCAGCTCTTGGCCTCGCCGCTAAGATCGATATTCACGACATCAAACACAAGCTTTTATCAGACCAAAAACGGCTGGTACGGCTTTATCAGTACAAATAAAATAGACAACTCCGAGGGCTACAATGAGTAA
- the tilS gene encoding tRNA lysidine(34) synthetase TilS: MSEWIEAHLLEKLKGVKNLLAFSHGVDSTALFYILNDAGVGFDIAIVDYNERAQSKDEVASARALAAKFDKKCFTKSVNLGRSNFECTARKARYEFFAEICAKNGYKNLILAHQLDDRFEWFLMQLAKGAGLNELLGMSDFERRKDYDILRPLLKFKKSQLEAFLKERGLKYFIDETNFSHKFRRNFMRQNFSKPFLERFSNGVIKSFELLQSDAQTLRPSFTSAADKIYLVKKDESAMRGVDKVCKILGVLMSEAQRKECERCLEKGCVISGKVAVGANENFIFVTPFVSASMDKNFKERCRVLRVPPINRGYLYSVNFDVGILKQNLI, translated from the coding sequence ATGAGCGAGTGGATAGAGGCGCACCTGCTTGAAAAGCTAAAGGGCGTGAAAAATCTGCTTGCTTTCTCTCACGGTGTCGATAGCACCGCGCTTTTTTATATTTTAAACGACGCCGGCGTAGGCTTTGATATCGCGATAGTAGATTACAACGAGCGCGCCCAAAGCAAGGACGAGGTCGCGTCAGCCAGGGCTTTAGCGGCTAAATTTGATAAAAAATGTTTTACTAAAAGCGTGAATCTTGGCCGGTCGAATTTCGAATGCACCGCAAGAAAGGCGAGATATGAGTTTTTCGCTGAAATTTGCGCCAAAAATGGCTATAAAAATTTGATCCTAGCACATCAGCTGGATGATAGGTTCGAGTGGTTTTTGATGCAGCTTGCCAAGGGCGCCGGACTGAACGAACTGCTTGGGATGAGCGATTTTGAGAGGCGAAAGGACTACGATATACTTAGGCCGCTGCTTAAATTTAAAAAGTCTCAGCTAGAAGCGTTTTTAAAAGAGCGAGGGCTGAAATACTTCATCGACGAGACGAATTTCAGCCATAAATTTAGACGAAATTTCATGCGTCAAAATTTTAGCAAGCCGTTTTTGGAGCGATTTTCAAATGGCGTGATAAAAAGCTTCGAGCTTTTACAAAGTGACGCACAGACGCTGCGCCCTAGCTTTACCTCGGCCGCAGATAAAATTTATCTCGTCAAAAAGGACGAGAGCGCTATGCGCGGTGTGGATAAGGTCTGTAAAATTTTAGGCGTTTTGATGAGTGAGGCTCAAAGGAAAGAGTGCGAAAGATGTCTCGAAAAGGGCTGCGTCATATCGGGTAAGGTCGCGGTCGGAGCTAATGAAAATTTCATCTTCGTAACGCCGTTTGTAAGCGCGAGCATGGATAAAAATTTCAAGGAGAGATGCCGCGTTTTAAGAGTGCCGCCGATCAATCGCGGCTATCTTTACAGTGTAAATTTTGACGTCGGAATTTTAAAGCAAAATCTTATCTAA
- the rimO gene encoding 30S ribosomal protein S12 methylthiotransferase RimO codes for MSAINSAKSGGKLHLVSLGCNKNLVDSEIMLGRLSNYELTNETHEADVIIVNTCGFIASAKEESVRTILEMADAKKQGATLVVTGCLMQRYRDELMRELPEVDLFTGVGDYDKIDEILLKKQNLFSPGTYLQSSEDRVITGSNYHAYIKISEGCNQKCSFCAIPNFKGRLKSRSLENIVNEVKNLVKKGFYDFSFLSQDSSSYMRDQGVKDGLIELIDAVEKIDGVKSARILYLYPSTASDALIERIIASPVFHNYFDMPIQHISEKMLRLMKRGSGKDRIMQLLKMMRAAPNSFLRTGVIVGHPLESDDDFKELCALFDEIKFDRVSAFAYSREEDTAAFDMAQVPTKTISKRLSMVEKIIKNEIDASFKAQLGKRVVVSLEGQSSEGEMFFGAKMDIWDKDIDGEILINESELEELEVGGRYLCEITDIAPEKLIARVLERA; via the coding sequence ATGTCTGCGATAAATTCAGCAAAAAGCGGAGGCAAGCTTCATCTCGTATCGCTTGGATGCAACAAAAATTTAGTCGATAGCGAGATAATGCTGGGGCGTCTTAGCAACTATGAGCTGACAAACGAAACCCATGAAGCAGACGTCATCATCGTAAATACCTGTGGCTTCATCGCCTCTGCCAAAGAGGAGAGCGTGCGGACGATACTTGAGATGGCAGACGCCAAAAAACAAGGCGCGACGCTCGTAGTCACGGGCTGTCTGATGCAGCGCTACCGCGATGAGCTCATGCGCGAGCTTCCAGAGGTCGATCTTTTCACCGGCGTAGGCGACTATGACAAGATCGATGAAATTTTACTGAAAAAGCAAAATTTATTTAGCCCGGGCACCTATCTGCAAAGTAGTGAGGATCGCGTGATAACGGGCTCAAACTATCACGCGTATATCAAAATTTCAGAAGGTTGTAACCAAAAATGCAGCTTTTGCGCGATCCCAAATTTTAAAGGCAGGCTAAAGTCTCGCTCACTTGAAAATATCGTGAACGAGGTAAAAAATTTAGTCAAAAAAGGTTTTTATGACTTTAGCTTCCTCTCGCAAGACAGCAGCTCTTATATGCGCGATCAAGGCGTGAAAGACGGGCTCATAGAGCTCATAGACGCAGTCGAAAAGATAGATGGCGTAAAGAGCGCGCGCATACTTTATCTATATCCTAGCACCGCCTCTGACGCACTCATCGAGCGTATCATCGCTTCGCCGGTGTTTCACAACTATTTTGATATGCCTATCCAGCACATCAGTGAAAAAATGCTTCGTTTGATGAAGCGAGGAAGTGGTAAAGATCGTATAATGCAGCTTTTAAAGATGATGAGGGCGGCTCCTAATTCGTTTTTGCGAACGGGCGTGATAGTGGGTCATCCGCTTGAGAGCGATGATGATTTTAAGGAGCTTTGTGCACTGTTTGACGAGATAAAATTTGACCGCGTGAGCGCGTTTGCGTATTCGCGTGAGGAGGATACGGCCGCTTTTGATATGGCGCAAGTGCCTACAAAAACGATCTCAAAACGACTAAGCATGGTCGAAAAGATAATCAAAAATGAGATAGACGCGAGCTTTAAGGCTCAGCTTGGTAAGCGCGTAGTAGTGAGTCTGGAGGGGCAAAGCAGCGAGGGCGAGATGTTTTTTGGCGCCAAGATGGACATCTGGGATAAAGATATAGACGGTGAAATTTTGATAAACGAGAGCGAGCTGGAGGAGCTTGAAGTGGGCGGTAGGTATCTTTGCGAGATAACGGACATCGCACCTGAAAAGCTGATAGCTCGCGTGCTAGAGCGAGCCTAG
- the panC gene encoding pantoate--beta-alanine ligase, producing MLILKTVKQLQDFVASASGEIGFVPTMGALHDGHMSLIKKCVSENAVSIVSTFVNPTQFLPGEDLEKYPKKEESDVKICELCGVSAIFIPDAKEMYFDDEPCIIAPKKYSSILEGKSRPGHFDGVLRVLTKLFNLTRAKRVYMGKKDAQQLVIVQNMVKTLFLNLQVVPCEVVRESDGLALSSRNAYLSEEDKCNALRLSRALINASNLIKGGELDTSEIKTGMLKTLEPLTVDYVAIVDRDFNQISKVELGNTIILVAANVGKTRLIDNIWV from the coding sequence ATGTTGATACTAAAAACAGTAAAACAGCTACAAGATTTCGTAGCCTCCGCTAGCGGTGAAATCGGCTTTGTGCCGACTATGGGCGCACTACATGACGGGCATATGAGCCTTATCAAAAAATGCGTGAGCGAAAATGCCGTGAGCATCGTCTCGACCTTTGTAAATCCTACTCAGTTTTTACCGGGCGAGGATCTGGAAAAATATCCTAAAAAAGAGGAGAGCGATGTCAAAATTTGCGAGCTTTGCGGCGTTAGTGCGATATTCATCCCGGACGCCAAGGAGATGTATTTTGACGATGAGCCTTGTATCATCGCGCCTAAAAAATACTCGAGCATTTTAGAGGGCAAGAGTCGGCCGGGGCATTTTGACGGAGTTTTGCGCGTATTGACAAAGCTTTTTAACCTCACCCGCGCAAAGAGAGTTTATATGGGCAAAAAGGACGCCCAGCAGCTAGTCATCGTACAAAATATGGTAAAAACGCTATTTTTAAATTTGCAGGTCGTGCCTTGTGAGGTCGTGCGCGAGAGCGACGGGCTGGCACTTTCTAGCAGGAACGCCTATCTTAGCGAGGAGGATAAATGCAACGCCCTTCGTTTGTCGCGCGCACTCATCAACGCTTCAAATTTGATCAAAGGCGGCGAGCTTGACACCTCCGAGATCAAGACGGGCATGCTAAAGACGCTTGAGCCGCTTACGGTTGATTACGTTGCGATAGTGGACAGGGATTTTAATCAAATTTCAAAAGTCGAGCTTGGCAACACGATAATCCTAGTTGCCGCAAACGTCGGCAAGACGCGCCTAATCGATAACATCTGGGTATAA